TAGTCACCCTTGTTGCGCGCGGCGATGGCGAGATTGATCAGCGCGGTCACGACGCCCCATTCGTTGCCGCGCACCTGCCAAAGCTCCAGCGCTTGCCGGAAATGCTGCTCGCTTTCTTCATGACGCCCAAGCGCGGCCAGCTCGATACCGAGCCGATTGTGGGCAAAAGGCACACGAGCGGCGGCGCTCACCCGGGTCATCTGCCCGAGCGCGGTGCGTGCAGCGGCTTCGGCGCCCACATGATCGCCCTGACTGCCGAGCACGAAGCTTTCGAGGAACTCGACCTGTCCCTCGCGCCCGACTTCCTCCGATTCGGCAACGACGCGACGACACTCCTCCAGATAGGGGATTGCGGCAAGCGGGTCGCCCTGCATACCCGCCAGAAACCCGCCCCCGAAGAGCGCCTGCAAGCGATCGTCGCTCGGTTCGTATGGCGCGGCTTCGAGCGATCGGCGAATCCAGCTGCGTCCTTCGGTCAGGTAGCCGCGCGTTTGCCAATACCACCAGAGTTTCCCAGCCAGACGCAGCGCCAGCACAGGCTCGTTGGCAATGGTCCATTCCATCGCATGCCGGATGTTGTCGTTCTCCTGATCGAGGCGACGCACCCAACGATAGGCTTCCGGCCCCCAGATGTACTCATCGGTCTTTTCCGCCAGCCGCAGGAAGGCAAGCGCATGTCGCCGCAGGAAGACATCGGAATCACCGGTTGCTTCCAGCTGCTCCAGGCCAAACTCGCGCATGGTTTCGAGAATGAGAAACCGCGCCTCGGATTCCGACGAGCGATCGGCCAATACCATACTGCTGTCAACCAGCGAGGCAATGGCATCGAAGAGCTCGAGCGGATCGCCGCCATCGCCCATGGCGAAGGGGTCATCCTGAGAAAAGCCCTCGATGGCAGCAGCTTCATCGAGATTGAAGCCGCCCGAAAAGACGCTGATGTGTTGAAAGACCGCCTTGTGCTCGGGCGAAAGCAGATCGTACGACCATGCGATCGCGTCCCGCATGGTCTGCAAACGGGAGGGCACATCGCGCGGACCGCCGGTCAGCAGCTGCAATCGGTTCGAAAGGCGGGAAAGCAATGCCTGGGGCGATAGGATCTTGGTGCGGGCTGCG
The window above is part of the Thermomicrobiales bacterium genome. Proteins encoded here:
- a CDS encoding LuxR C-terminal-related transcriptional regulator, whose amino-acid sequence is LSSVRDPELVLGLLAKSLELREDRDTPVLDRLHERLDDKRILIILDGFEHVLGASRAITELLTRVTGPVVLATSRAPLRITAEHEYLLAPLALPPADGDRSPEALLENTAVALFVDRARAVRNTFELTPENADAVAEVCRRLDGLPLAIELAAARTKILSPQALLSRLSNRLQLLTGGPRDVPSRLQTMRDAIAWSYDLLSPEHKAVFQHISVFSGGFNLDEAAAIEGFSQDDPFAMGDGGDPLELFDAIASLVDSSMVLADRSSESEARFLILETMREFGLEQLEATGDSDVFLRRHALAFLRLAEKTDEYIWGPEAYRWVRRLDQENDNIRHAMEWTIANEPVLALRLAGKLWWYWQTRGYLTEGRSWIRRSLEAAPYEPSDDRLQALFGGGFLAGMQGDPLAAIPYLEECRRVVAESEEVGREGQVEFLESFVLGSQGDHVGAEAAARTALGQMTRVSAAARVPFAHNRLGIELAALGRHEESEQHFRQALELWQVRGNEWGVVTALINLAIAARNKGDYAQAVTDLVSCLEPAHRQGDPWGEAETRLTLAGLAAILGDNIAATRFHASAEEIRKKIGLSLQEYIDPALLDGDKLLERLQDPAYAAAWAEGQTATMEQLMTWAEELQELARSGRRSAPASAHVAVPIPAASRFPVSQSILSPRELEVLRLMAEGLSSREIGERLFISPRTATTHVANIFSKLEVDSRASAVTAGFRLGLI